A portion of the Ricinus communis isolate WT05 ecotype wild-type chromosome 10, ASM1957865v1, whole genome shotgun sequence genome contains these proteins:
- the LOC8267510 gene encoding probable envelope ADP,ATP carrier protein, chloroplastic, producing the protein MSQDKAIIFTSLQTKQNLKASNCTLIEGTDHGPLWCKTARLTCCTTTHRHGHGSFGNFASLSIAEKGDNKIELFAPSSAQLLKHPLAILSYVPKDAAIFLAGAIAGAAAKSVTAPLDRVKLLMQTHGVRAGQESAKKAIGFIEAMALIGKEEGIKGFWKGNLPQVIRIIPYSAVQLFAYDTYKKLFTGKDGKLSVVGRLAAGACAGMTSTFVTYPLDVLRLRLAVEPGCRTMSEIALNMLREEGVASFYYGLGPSLIGIAPYIAVNFCVFDLVKKSLPEKYRQTAQASLLTAVASAAFATLTCYPLDTIRRQMQMRGTPYNSVLDAFPGIIERDGIIGLYRGFLPNALKNLPNSSIRLTTFDMVKRLIAASEKEFQKIMEDNREKQGQNANI; encoded by the exons ATGTCGCAAGACAAAGCCATAATCTTTACTTCTCTCCAAACCAAACAGAATCTCAAAGCCTCAAACTGTACTCTCATTGAAGGCACCGACCACGGTCCGCTCTGGTGCAAGACCGCGCGTCTCACCTGTTGTACTACTACTCATCGTCATGGTCATGGCAGTTTTGGTAATTTTGCGTCTCTCTCGATTGCAGAAAAGGGAGATAACAAGATTGAGTTGTTTGCGCCGAGCTCGGCTCAGCTCTTGAAACATCCTCTGGCCATATTGAGTTATGTGCCTAAAGACGCTGCCATTTTCTTAGCCGGCGCTATTGCTGGTGCTGCCGCGAAATCTGTCACGGCCCCGCTCGACCGTGTCAAGCTACTTATGCAG ACTCATGGAGTGAGGGCTGGACAAGAAAGTGCTAAGAAGGCAATTGGTTTCATTGAG GCCATGGCATTAATAGGGAAAGAAGAAGGGATAAAAGGATTTTGGAAAGGAAACCTTCCTCAG GTGATTCGGATTATACCTTATAGTGCTGTCCAGCTCTTCGCTTACGATACTTATAAG AAACTGTTTACAGGAAAGGACGGTAAGCTCTCTGTTGTCGGAAGATTAGCTGCAGGGGCTTGTGCAGGCATGACATCCACTTTT GTAACATACCCTTTGGATGTCCTGAGATTACGGTTAGCAGTTGAACCAGGGTGTCGGACAATGTCTGAG ATTGCCTTAAATATGTTACGGGAAGAAGGAGTTGCATCCTTTTATTATGGTCTTGGGCCTTCTCTCATTGGCATCGCCCCATATATTGCCGTGAACTTTTGCGTTTTTGACCT GGTTAAGAAGTCTTTGCCAGAGAAATATCGACAAACAGCTCAAGCATCTCTCCTTACAGCTGTGGCATCTGCTGCCTTTGCAACACTCACATGCTATCCTCTGGACACAATTAGAAGACAAATGCAAATGAGGGGAACACCATATAATTCAGTTTTGGATGCCTTTCCAG GAATCATTGAACGTGATGGAATTATTGGCTTGTATAGGGGCTTTTTGCCAAATGCACTAAAGAACCTACCAAATAGCAG CATTAGGCTGACCACCTTTGACATGGTGAAACGTCTAATTGCAGCAAGCGAGAAAGAATTTCAGAAAATTATGGAGGACAACCGCGAGAAACAAGGGCAGAATGCCAATATTTGA
- the LOC8267509 gene encoding vacuolar cation/proton exchanger 3 isoform X2, whose product MASNSHSLQEPWLLEHGNLKGLSKEMRHGRTAHNMSSSSLRKKSDLTLVSKLRCGLLRNLLANLQEVILGTKLSVLFPAIPLAIVAQCYGFGRPWIFALSLLGLTPLAERVSFLTEQIAYFTGPTVGGLLNATCGNATELIIAIFALSQHKIAVVKYSLLGSILSNLLLVLGTSLFCGGIANLGQEQKYDRKQADVNTMLLLLGLLCHMLPLLFGIAGASASLTAVPTLELSRASSLVMLVAYIAYIFFQLVTHRQLFEAPEDGDEVEETPVIGFWSGIAWLVGMTAVIALLSEYVVGTIEDASDSWGLSVSFISIILLPIVGNAAEHAGAIIFAFKNKLDISLGVALGSATQISMFVVPLCVIVSWIIGIKMDLNFNLLETGTLALSIIATAFTLQDGTSHYLKGLSLLLCYIVIGACFFVSKTPLNQGNVVNLGVNAAPGVLTA is encoded by the exons ATGGCGTCTAACAGCCACTCACTGCAGGAACCATGGCTTCTTGAGCATGGAAACCTTAAAGGGTTAAGCAAAGAGATGCGACACGGCCGTACTGCTCATAACATGTCCTCCTCTTCTCTTCGCAAGAAATCTGACCTTACTCTTGTTTCTAAACTCCGCTGTGGATTGCTTCGTAACCTTTTAGCTAATCTTCAAGAAGTCATTTTAGGGACTAAACTTTCTGTTCTTTTTCCTGCTATCCCTCTCGCTATTGTTGCTCAGTGCTATGGCTTTGGAAGA CCGTGGATTTTCGCTTTGAGCTTACTTGGACTCACTCCTCTTGCCGAACGAGTGAGTTTTCTCACAGA GCAAATTGCTTACTTCACTGGTCCCACAG TTGGAGGGCTGCTAAATGCAACATGTGGCAATGCTACAGAGTTAATAATAGCTATCTTTGCACTAAGCCAGCACAAGATAGCGGTGGTGAAATATTCTCTTCTGGGTTCTATACTGTCAAACTTGCTTTTGGTTCTTGGGACCTCTCTCTTCTGTGGTGGGATTGCAAATCTTGGACAAGAACAAAAATATGACAGA AAGCAAGCTGATGTCAATACAATGCTTCTGCTGTTGGGTTTGCTGTGCCACATGCTGCCATTGCTGTTTGGAATTGCTGGAGCCTCCGCTTCTCTTACAGCCGTACCAACACTCGAGCTGTCCAGAGCAAGTAGTCTTGTGATGCTTGTTGCATACATTGCTTACATTTTCTTTCAACTTGTAACGCATAGGCAATTGTTCGAAGCACCAGAG GATGGTGATGAAGTTGAAGAAACTCCTGTGATTGGATTCTGGAGTGGAATTGCTTGGCTGGTTGGGATGACTGCTGTCATAGCTTTGTTGTCAGAATATGTTGTGGGAACAATTGAG GATGCTTCCGATTCTTGGGGCCTTTCAGTCAGCTTTATTAGCATTATCTTGCTACCAATTGTTGGAAATGCGGCAGAACATGCTGGAGCAATAATTTTTGCTTTCAAGAACAAGTTG GACATATCTCTGGGTGTTGCTTTAGGCTCCGCAACTCAAATTTCCATGTTTGTG GTTCCATTGTGTGTGATTGTTTCTTGGATAATCGGTATTAAGATGGATCTTAATTTCAACCTCCTTGAGACTGGGACTCTTGCTCTATCAATTATCGCCACAGCCTTCACTCTACAG GATGGTACTTCTCATTACTTGAAAGGATTGTCTCTTTTACTTTGCTACATCGTAATTGGAGCATGCTTCTTCGTCTCCAAAACTCCCCTCA ACCAAGGAAATGTCGTCAATTTGGGAGTCAATGCAGCACCTGGAGTCCTCACAGCTTGA
- the LOC8267509 gene encoding vacuolar cation/proton exchanger 3 isoform X1 translates to MASNSHSLQEPWLLEHGNLKGLSKEMRHGRTAHNMSSSSLRKKSDLTLVSKLRCGLLRNLLANLQEVILGTKLSVLFPAIPLAIVAQCYGFGRPWIFALSLLGLTPLAERVSFLTEQIAYFTGPTVGGLLNATCGNATELIIAIFALSQHKIAVVKYSLLGSILSNLLLVLGTSLFCGGIANLGQEQKYDRKQADVNTMLLLLGLLCHMLPLLFGIAGASASLTAVPTLELSRASSLVMLVAYIAYIFFQLVTHRQLFEAPEESQDGDEVEETPVIGFWSGIAWLVGMTAVIALLSEYVVGTIEDASDSWGLSVSFISIILLPIVGNAAEHAGAIIFAFKNKLDISLGVALGSATQISMFVVPLCVIVSWIIGIKMDLNFNLLETGTLALSIIATAFTLQDGTSHYLKGLSLLLCYIVIGACFFVSKTPLNQGNVVNLGVNAAPGVLTA, encoded by the exons ATGGCGTCTAACAGCCACTCACTGCAGGAACCATGGCTTCTTGAGCATGGAAACCTTAAAGGGTTAAGCAAAGAGATGCGACACGGCCGTACTGCTCATAACATGTCCTCCTCTTCTCTTCGCAAGAAATCTGACCTTACTCTTGTTTCTAAACTCCGCTGTGGATTGCTTCGTAACCTTTTAGCTAATCTTCAAGAAGTCATTTTAGGGACTAAACTTTCTGTTCTTTTTCCTGCTATCCCTCTCGCTATTGTTGCTCAGTGCTATGGCTTTGGAAGA CCGTGGATTTTCGCTTTGAGCTTACTTGGACTCACTCCTCTTGCCGAACGAGTGAGTTTTCTCACAGA GCAAATTGCTTACTTCACTGGTCCCACAG TTGGAGGGCTGCTAAATGCAACATGTGGCAATGCTACAGAGTTAATAATAGCTATCTTTGCACTAAGCCAGCACAAGATAGCGGTGGTGAAATATTCTCTTCTGGGTTCTATACTGTCAAACTTGCTTTTGGTTCTTGGGACCTCTCTCTTCTGTGGTGGGATTGCAAATCTTGGACAAGAACAAAAATATGACAGA AAGCAAGCTGATGTCAATACAATGCTTCTGCTGTTGGGTTTGCTGTGCCACATGCTGCCATTGCTGTTTGGAATTGCTGGAGCCTCCGCTTCTCTTACAGCCGTACCAACACTCGAGCTGTCCAGAGCAAGTAGTCTTGTGATGCTTGTTGCATACATTGCTTACATTTTCTTTCAACTTGTAACGCATAGGCAATTGTTCGAAGCACCAGAG GAATCCCAGGATGGTGATGAAGTTGAAGAAACTCCTGTGATTGGATTCTGGAGTGGAATTGCTTGGCTGGTTGGGATGACTGCTGTCATAGCTTTGTTGTCAGAATATGTTGTGGGAACAATTGAG GATGCTTCCGATTCTTGGGGCCTTTCAGTCAGCTTTATTAGCATTATCTTGCTACCAATTGTTGGAAATGCGGCAGAACATGCTGGAGCAATAATTTTTGCTTTCAAGAACAAGTTG GACATATCTCTGGGTGTTGCTTTAGGCTCCGCAACTCAAATTTCCATGTTTGTG GTTCCATTGTGTGTGATTGTTTCTTGGATAATCGGTATTAAGATGGATCTTAATTTCAACCTCCTTGAGACTGGGACTCTTGCTCTATCAATTATCGCCACAGCCTTCACTCTACAG GATGGTACTTCTCATTACTTGAAAGGATTGTCTCTTTTACTTTGCTACATCGTAATTGGAGCATGCTTCTTCGTCTCCAAAACTCCCCTCA ACCAAGGAAATGTCGTCAATTTGGGAGTCAATGCAGCACCTGGAGTCCTCACAGCTTGA